One Planifilum fimeticola genomic window, GCCCTGGCGGTCCATATCGCCACCTCCTCAAGCATGTTCGTACAGGCTGTCAAAGACGGGGAATTTCCGCAACCATCCGAACCTCCTTCCTTCGAAACGATGGAGGATGTCCGGCGCCTGGTAAGCGAGCATACCGAAAAAACCAAATCCGACTTCAACGCCTTGACTGACCGTCACCTGGATCAAACCATCCCCTGGGGACCCTATCGCGCCACCGGGGAACATTGGTTGATCACGATGCGGGATCACGAAATCCACCACAAGGGGCAACTGTTTGTCTACGCCCGGATGGTCGGCGTTGAACAGCTCCCTTTCTTCACCGTACAGCCGCCGAAAAAGTGATGCCCCGCCGAAAAAGAAGGTTCATCGGGTCGGTTCCCGATGAACCCCTCTTTATCTTCACGCCTCCTGGCTGAGCTTCTCCATTTCCTCCTCGTCGATGTCGAAGTTGGAATGGATGTTTTGCACGTCATCGTGTTCCTCCAGGGCTTCGATGAGGGCGAGCATCTTCGATGCGTTCTCCCCGGTCAGAGAGACCGTGTTTTGGGGAATCATCGTCACCTCTGCCGTCGTGAAGGTGAAGCCCATTTCCTCCAGGGCATTTTTTACGGTTTCGAAATCCTCGGGAGCGGTGGTGATCTCGAAGGAATCCCCGGAGACCTGGAAGTCTTCCGATCCGGCTTCCAGGGCGATCATCAGCACTTCATCTTCATCTTTATCGGTGCTGTTCCGATTGATGGTGAGAAGCCCCTTGCGGTCAAACATCCAGGCCACACAACCGGCTTCCCCAAGGCTCCCGCCCTTTTTGGAGAAAATGTATCGCATGTCGGCGGCGGTGCGGTTCCGATTGTCCGTCAAGGCCTCCACCATCACCGCAACTCCTCCCGGGCCGTATCCCTCGTAGGTCACCCGCTCATAGGCTTTCCCTCCGTCTTCGCCGGTCGCCTTTTTGATGGCCCTCTCTATATTATCATTCGGCATATTTTGTGACTTCGCCTTGGCGATGGCCAACCGCAACTTCTGATTGTTGTCGGGGTTGCCGCCCCCTTCCCGAGCGGCGACGAAAATTTCCCGCGCCAACTTGGCGAACAGTTTTCCCCTCAGCGCATCCTGACGCCCTTTTCGATGCTGAATGTTTTTCCATTTGGAATGACCAGCCATCTGCCTCACTCCTCAACCCAAAAAAGTCCTTCTCTATAGTACCACGGGAGTTTTA contains:
- a CDS encoding YebC/PmpR family DNA-binding transcriptional regulator — encoded protein: MAGHSKWKNIQHRKGRQDALRGKLFAKLAREIFVAAREGGGNPDNNQKLRLAIAKAKSQNMPNDNIERAIKKATGEDGGKAYERVTYEGYGPGGVAVMVEALTDNRNRTAADMRYIFSKKGGSLGEAGCVAWMFDRKGLLTINRNSTDKDEDEVLMIALEAGSEDFQVSGDSFEITTAPEDFETVKNALEEMGFTFTTAEVTMIPQNTVSLTGENASKMLALIEALEEHDDVQNIHSNFDIDEEEMEKLSQEA
- a CDS encoding DinB family protein; its protein translation is MSRADSLLQQWLRHRTVLHELLQAIGNEHMHYKPWKEAFSLGALAVHIATSSSMFVQAVKDGEFPQPSEPPSFETMEDVRRLVSEHTEKTKSDFNALTDRHLDQTIPWGPYRATGEHWLITMRDHEIHHKGQLFVYARMVGVEQLPFFTVQPPKK